The following are from one region of the Rosistilla carotiformis genome:
- a CDS encoding DUF1501 domain-containing protein, translating to MDPTQNAQTQWLRDQTRRHFFSRCSMGLGSIALSSLMAERGRADNDTQSQNPMAPKPSHFPGKAKNVIFLFMAGGPTQLETFEYKPKLTELNGEPIPESFVAGKRFAFMDSSHRSNLLGPTQKFQQYGQNGAWVSDLLPHTAKIVDELTIVKTCKTDLFNHAPAKLFMNTGSGQFGRPSMGSWITYGLGSECDDLPGFLVLQSGPRGPRGGAVLWGSGVLPTTYQGVPLRNQGDPILNLSNPASISDVQQRQLIDSVRELNLKRLVETGDQEISTRINAYELAYKMQSSAPELMDTSGESAETLDLYGIKDPQESSYARNCLLARRLIERGVRCIQLYHTNWDHHGGPTENLQQHLPKICNEIDQASAALVLDLKRRGLLKDTIVIWGGEFGRTPMGEVRQNTGRNHHIDAFTMWFAGGGFKPGLVYGETDEFGFGPIENPVHVHDIHATLLHLLGFDHHRLSVRFQGLDFRLTGVDPARVVHDLIA from the coding sequence ATGGACCCCACCCAAAACGCTCAAACGCAATGGCTTCGCGATCAGACGCGTCGCCATTTTTTCAGCCGCTGTTCGATGGGACTCGGTTCGATCGCCCTGTCGTCACTGATGGCCGAACGCGGAAGGGCGGATAACGATACGCAATCGCAAAACCCGATGGCGCCCAAGCCGAGCCATTTTCCAGGCAAAGCGAAGAACGTGATCTTTCTGTTCATGGCAGGCGGGCCGACTCAGCTGGAAACGTTTGAGTACAAGCCGAAGTTGACCGAGCTCAACGGCGAACCGATCCCAGAAAGTTTTGTCGCGGGAAAACGCTTCGCATTCATGGACAGCAGCCATCGCAGCAACCTGCTGGGCCCAACACAAAAGTTCCAACAGTACGGGCAAAACGGAGCATGGGTCAGCGACCTGCTGCCGCACACAGCCAAGATTGTCGATGAATTGACGATCGTGAAGACCTGTAAAACCGATCTGTTCAATCACGCGCCGGCAAAGCTGTTCATGAACACCGGCAGTGGCCAGTTCGGGCGGCCAAGCATGGGATCTTGGATCACGTACGGATTGGGTAGCGAATGTGACGACCTGCCGGGATTCTTGGTGCTGCAAAGCGGCCCGCGAGGCCCCCGTGGCGGGGCGGTGCTGTGGGGCAGTGGCGTCCTGCCGACAACGTACCAAGGCGTGCCGCTGCGGAATCAAGGCGATCCGATCTTAAATCTGTCGAACCCCGCGTCGATCAGCGATGTTCAACAGCGGCAATTGATCGACAGCGTGCGCGAACTGAACTTGAAGCGGTTGGTCGAAACGGGGGACCAAGAAATTTCCACCCGGATCAACGCGTACGAACTGGCGTACAAAATGCAAAGCTCGGCACCCGAACTGATGGATACGTCGGGCGAAAGCGCCGAGACGCTCGACCTGTACGGCATCAAGGATCCGCAGGAATCGAGCTATGCGCGAAACTGCCTGTTGGCGCGACGGTTGATCGAACGGGGTGTCCGCTGCATCCAACTGTATCACACCAACTGGGATCACCACGGCGGACCCACGGAAAACTTGCAGCAGCATCTTCCGAAAATCTGCAATGAGATCGATCAAGCCTCCGCCGCACTGGTCCTCGACCTGAAGCGTCGTGGTTTGCTGAAGGACACGATCGTGATTTGGGGAGGTGAGTTTGGCCGCACGCCGATGGGCGAAGTGCGTCAGAACACCGGTCGCAATCATCATATCGATGCCTTCACGATGTGGTTTGCCGGTGGCGGTTTTAAGCCAGGCTTGGTCTATGGAGAAACCGATGAGTTCGGATTCGGCCCCATCGAAAATCCAGTGCACGTCCACGACATTCATGCCACGCTATTGCACTTGTTAGGATTCGACCATCATCGTTTGTCGGTCCGCTTCCAAGGACTCGACTTCCGCCTCACGGGGGTCGACCCAGCGCGGGTGGTCCACGATTTGATCGCCTGA
- a CDS encoding ThiF family adenylyltransferase, producing the protein MTRSNRYARQVQFPPIGATGQSKLAAARVLVLGVGALGTVAAELLARAGVGMLRLVDRDTVEWSNLQRQSLFEESDAESQVAKAAAAAEKLQRINSEIEIQAEACDVHPGNILNLMSDISLVVDATDNFPTRLLLNDASVELGKPWVHGGCVGAQGQVGFFNGIDRPCFRCVVPELPDAGTVQTCDTAGVLNAATHTIASLQVSQAIQWIVSGRAALQGKLQTIDLWSARFLQIEIAKLAQSPCPLCQERSFDFLHGEIASQPIVLCGRNAVQIPATGGVSIDKIADNWRGIGEVQQTRFLLRLRIDPFEITLFADGRAIVSGTEEIAKARSLYAQYVGQ; encoded by the coding sequence ATGACTCGATCGAATCGATACGCGCGGCAGGTTCAATTCCCGCCCATCGGCGCCACGGGACAGTCCAAGCTTGCTGCGGCGCGGGTCTTGGTGTTGGGCGTCGGCGCCCTCGGAACGGTAGCGGCCGAATTGCTTGCCCGAGCGGGAGTCGGCATGCTGCGGCTTGTCGACCGCGACACGGTGGAATGGAGCAATCTGCAACGCCAATCTCTGTTCGAGGAATCCGATGCCGAATCGCAAGTTGCCAAAGCGGCTGCCGCAGCGGAGAAGCTGCAACGGATCAACAGTGAAATCGAGATCCAGGCCGAAGCGTGTGACGTCCATCCGGGTAACATCCTCAACCTGATGTCTGACATCAGCCTGGTCGTCGATGCCACCGACAATTTTCCAACGCGGTTGCTGTTGAATGACGCCTCGGTTGAATTGGGCAAGCCGTGGGTTCATGGCGGGTGCGTTGGGGCCCAGGGGCAGGTGGGTTTCTTCAATGGAATCGATCGACCTTGTTTTCGTTGCGTGGTGCCTGAGCTGCCGGACGCAGGGACGGTCCAGACGTGCGACACCGCGGGGGTTTTGAATGCCGCGACGCATACGATCGCCAGTTTGCAGGTCAGCCAAGCGATCCAATGGATCGTTAGCGGTCGGGCAGCGCTGCAGGGGAAGCTGCAAACGATCGATCTATGGTCGGCGCGTTTCCTGCAGATCGAGATCGCGAAACTGGCCCAGTCTCCCTGCCCGCTTTGCCAGGAGCGATCATTCGATTTCCTGCATGGCGAGATCGCTTCCCAACCGATCGTTTTATGTGGCCGCAACGCGGTACAAATCCCAGCCACCGGTGGCGTCTCGATTGACAAGATCGCTGACAACTGGCGAGGGATCGGCGAAGTGCAGCAAACCCGGTTCTTGTTGCGGTTGCGCATCGATCCTTTCGAGATCACACTGTTCGCCGACGGCAGGGCGATCGTGTCGGGAACCGAAGAGATCGCCAAGGCGCGGTCGTTGTACGCGCAATACGTGGGGCAATAG
- a CDS encoding glycosyltransferase family 2 protein, with protein MDVSIIIPIFNEADSVRPLHDRLTRVLPQLPSATEIVYVDDGSNDGSAQRLDEIAAADRRVTVVHFRRNYGQTAAMQAGLEQARGRVLVTLDGDLQNDPDDIPAMLEAIDQGADLVHGWRKDRHDTWLTRKLPSLIANRLISRVTGLPIHDLGCTLKAIRSEVADELDLYGEMHRFIPVLAHARGARCQEMVVTHHARQYGTSKYGLSRTTRVVLDLITVKFLIDYMDRPMKLLGRLALAALGISGLSGLGVVAMKLAGGIDMTGNPLLLLTVFMGIVSLQFMGLGLLGEMNTRLYYQRSNRRPFAIRSVTQSAALPATVHRAA; from the coding sequence GTGGACGTCTCGATCATTATTCCGATTTTTAACGAGGCCGATAGCGTCCGTCCGCTACACGATCGGTTGACCCGCGTTTTGCCCCAATTGCCTTCGGCAACGGAGATCGTTTACGTAGACGATGGTTCCAACGACGGCAGTGCGCAGCGATTGGACGAAATCGCCGCAGCCGATCGCCGTGTCACAGTGGTTCACTTTCGTCGCAATTACGGTCAGACCGCTGCGATGCAGGCCGGGTTGGAACAGGCGCGCGGACGCGTGCTGGTGACGCTTGACGGCGATCTGCAGAACGACCCCGACGATATTCCGGCGATGCTCGAAGCAATCGACCAAGGCGCCGATTTGGTTCATGGTTGGCGGAAGGATCGCCACGATACTTGGCTGACACGCAAGCTGCCATCGTTGATCGCCAACCGGCTGATCTCACGCGTGACCGGACTGCCGATCCATGACCTCGGTTGCACGTTGAAAGCGATTCGGTCGGAGGTTGCGGACGAATTGGATCTCTACGGCGAGATGCACCGTTTTATCCCCGTGTTGGCCCACGCGCGCGGTGCCCGATGCCAAGAAATGGTGGTCACCCATCATGCCCGTCAGTACGGGACCAGCAAGTATGGGCTCAGCCGAACGACACGCGTCGTGTTGGATCTGATCACGGTCAAGTTCCTGATCGACTACATGGATCGCCCGATGAAGTTGCTTGGCCGTTTGGCGTTGGCGGCACTTGGGATCAGCGGATTGTCGGGGCTTGGCGTGGTGGCGATGAAGCTGGCCGGAGGCATCGATATGACTGGCAATCCGTTGCTGCTGCTGACCGTCTTTATGGGGATTGTGTCGTTGCAGTTCATGGGGCTCGGCTTGCTGGGCGAGATGAACACCCGACTGTATTACCAACGCAGCAATCGTCGCCCGTTTGCGATTCGCAGCGTCACGCAATCCGCAGCCCTACCCGCAACCGTGCATCGCGCCGCATAA
- a CDS encoding porin produces the protein MARFTVRIFFIGLPLAIALSAWRGGCADASDLVSAEGCHCLSVTEACDALPRQCDVPLETSSLEQLWSACEATHGIEMGGWISAGLTLNGDGNRSGTGNAPYGYNNVSDGVVVNQMWVFAERQIADDGVDWGFRIDALFGTDGPDNQAFADQTWDFGWNSGRDYGVAIPQVYGDLRINDLMIRAGYFLTPIGWESVPTTLNFFYSHSYTFYYSEPNTHSGFLAAYEVNDRLTLRGGWTMGMDSSFANELNASTFLGGATLQINEKTTLTWSVLAGDWGDGTGRNDVPSHEGDIYIHSLILEHSLSDRWTYVLHNDLGANTDPTDAADARWYAIVQYLTYIINDAWQAGGRLEWFRDDEGVRVGSGPIDATDYYAATLGLHWQPTPHWTVRSEVRWDAAGGDSLPFDNGSDDDFFTYAINAIFAF, from the coding sequence ATGGCTCGCTTCACCGTTCGCATCTTTTTTATCGGCTTGCCGCTGGCGATCGCGTTGTCCGCGTGGCGTGGGGGGTGCGCGGACGCCAGCGACCTCGTCTCGGCTGAAGGTTGCCATTGCCTTTCCGTCACCGAGGCCTGTGACGCCCTGCCACGCCAGTGCGATGTTCCACTGGAAACCAGTTCCCTCGAGCAGCTTTGGTCCGCTTGCGAAGCCACCCACGGGATTGAAATGGGAGGCTGGATTTCTGCGGGCCTGACTCTCAATGGCGATGGCAATCGCAGCGGCACCGGGAACGCTCCGTACGGCTACAACAACGTTTCCGATGGCGTGGTCGTCAATCAAATGTGGGTGTTTGCCGAGCGGCAGATTGCCGACGACGGGGTCGATTGGGGCTTCCGAATCGACGCCCTGTTCGGCACCGATGGCCCCGACAACCAAGCGTTTGCTGATCAGACTTGGGACTTCGGTTGGAACAGCGGACGCGATTACGGAGTGGCGATCCCTCAAGTTTACGGCGACCTGCGCATCAACGATCTAATGATTCGCGCCGGCTATTTTTTAACGCCGATCGGATGGGAGAGTGTCCCCACGACGTTGAACTTCTTCTATTCGCACAGCTACACGTTTTATTACTCCGAACCCAACACGCACAGCGGATTCCTGGCGGCGTATGAGGTCAACGATCGGTTGACACTTCGTGGCGGTTGGACAATGGGAATGGACAGCAGTTTCGCCAACGAATTAAATGCATCAACATTCCTGGGTGGGGCGACGTTACAGATCAACGAAAAGACGACACTCACCTGGTCGGTTCTGGCAGGCGACTGGGGTGACGGCACCGGACGCAACGACGTTCCCAGCCACGAAGGGGACATCTATATTCACAGTTTGATCCTGGAGCATTCGCTCTCCGACCGCTGGACCTACGTGCTCCACAACGATCTCGGGGCAAACACCGACCCAACCGATGCGGCGGACGCGCGATGGTACGCGATCGTTCAATACCTCACGTATATAATCAACGACGCATGGCAAGCCGGAGGCCGCCTCGAATGGTTTCGGGACGATGAAGGCGTGCGGGTCGGATCGGGCCCGATCGACGCCACCGATTATTATGCAGCCACGTTGGGTTTGCATTGGCAGCCCACCCCACACTGGACGGTCCGTTCGGAAGTGCGTTGGGATGCGGCCGGAGGTGACAGCCTCCCCTTCGACAACGGCAGCGACGACGACTTCTTCACCTACGCCATCAATGCGATCTTCGCATTCTAA
- the rny gene encoding ribonuclease Y, which produces MNALKIAWDAKACLLAAVDKDSASEYGLWLISTSTLILLALAGALFGFYCNWLYQRTLDKRRIRQAQLDSDAMIEKAKLATEAIQKNATLEAKEVVLRHKSQADEEISRIKETLHETRRGLESRAAVLTQSEEGLKKQERGLENTQRRLAQQLDAVNRKRERLDQLTDEKQKILQQASGMSKEEASKQLMQTLQVELDQEIGTAILHHERNLSETLDAKARDMLLNAMQRYAAVHTAENTTSTVDIPSDDMKGRIIGREGRNIRAFEKATGIDVIIDDSPGVVIVSGFDPVRRELARQSLDKLISDGRIHPSRIEEVVAQTSKELDDFIRRKGEEAADEVNVPGLNKRIIEMLGRLHFRTSYSQNVLRHSIEVAFFASMIAEMIGLDPDVARRCGLLHDIGKAADHELEGGHPKIGADLLKRHNESPEVVHAAFGHHDEIITEFPYTVLVATADACSASRPGARRESLERYVKRMEELESIATGFDGVEQAFAIQAGRELRVIANSKITDDAKAAAICRNIAKAFEQQLTYPGEIKVTVVRESRFTELAR; this is translated from the coding sequence ATGAACGCGTTAAAGATTGCCTGGGATGCCAAAGCGTGTCTGCTGGCGGCTGTCGACAAGGATTCGGCATCGGAATACGGGTTGTGGTTGATTTCCACATCGACCCTGATCTTGCTCGCCTTGGCCGGAGCGCTATTCGGTTTTTATTGCAATTGGTTGTACCAACGGACGCTCGACAAACGACGCATCCGCCAAGCGCAATTGGATTCCGATGCGATGATCGAAAAAGCGAAACTGGCCACCGAAGCGATCCAAAAGAACGCGACCTTGGAAGCCAAGGAGGTCGTCTTGCGTCACAAATCGCAGGCCGATGAAGAGATCAGCCGGATCAAGGAGACGCTGCACGAAACGCGGCGCGGTTTGGAATCCCGTGCGGCCGTGCTGACACAATCCGAAGAGGGGTTGAAGAAGCAAGAACGGGGGCTGGAAAACACGCAACGTCGGCTCGCCCAACAGCTCGACGCGGTCAATCGGAAACGCGAACGTCTGGATCAATTGACCGATGAAAAACAAAAGATCCTGCAACAGGCCAGCGGGATGTCGAAAGAGGAAGCCTCGAAGCAATTGATGCAGACGCTGCAGGTCGAACTGGATCAAGAGATCGGCACCGCGATCCTGCATCACGAACGCAATCTGTCCGAAACGCTCGACGCCAAAGCCCGCGACATGCTGTTAAACGCGATGCAGCGGTACGCCGCGGTTCACACCGCCGAAAACACCACCAGTACCGTCGATATCCCCAGCGACGATATGAAGGGACGGATCATCGGCCGCGAGGGACGTAACATCCGCGCCTTTGAAAAGGCAACCGGGATCGATGTGATCATCGATGATTCCCCCGGCGTGGTGATCGTCAGTGGATTCGATCCGGTGCGGCGTGAATTGGCGCGTCAATCGCTGGACAAACTGATTTCCGATGGCCGCATCCATCCATCGCGGATCGAAGAAGTGGTCGCGCAGACGTCCAAAGAACTGGACGACTTCATCCGTCGCAAGGGGGAAGAAGCGGCCGACGAAGTCAACGTGCCAGGGCTGAACAAGCGCATCATCGAGATGCTTGGAAGGTTGCACTTCCGCACCAGTTACAGCCAAAACGTGTTGCGTCACAGCATCGAAGTCGCGTTCTTTGCCAGCATGATTGCGGAGATGATCGGTCTGGATCCCGACGTCGCCCGTCGCTGCGGGCTGTTGCACGACATCGGCAAAGCGGCCGATCATGAACTGGAAGGGGGCCATCCTAAGATCGGTGCCGATCTTTTGAAGCGACACAATGAGTCTCCCGAAGTCGTTCACGCCGCCTTTGGTCACCACGACGAGATCATCACCGAGTTCCCCTACACCGTGCTGGTCGCGACCGCTGATGCCTGCAGCGCCAGTCGCCCTGGAGCGCGGCGTGAGTCGCTGGAACGGTACGTCAAACGGATGGAAGAACTGGAATCGATCGCCACCGGATTTGATGGCGTCGAACAGGCGTTTGCGATTCAGGCCGGACGCGAGTTGCGGGTGATTGCAAATTCTAAGATCACCGACGATGCCAAGGCCGCGGCGATCTGTCGCAATATTGCCAAGGCGTTTGAGCAACAGCTGACCTATCCGGGGGAAATCAAAGTGACCGTCGTGCGCGAGAGTCGCTTCACCGAATTGGCCCGTTAA
- a CDS encoding helix-turn-helix domain-containing protein, with translation MRYAFRLAELLGHNPDRRRRPGTIKAIVEHTGLDRHQVASLLKNEAKYIPIEALSKLCDYLIDHGHATPAELPGALFAVRAEHFWELLARRRQLELCVGIRQGDVNDAPEQAWVVASDSVLMGALLNGVSTLGGSARHHSAGSSANGSTKAEENPPQPERLLQTLVWSPGHVSAEETNLRANSVYESFSGAPGDKAMVCIGSVKSNPVAEVLFSEAFGCDPFVSQDDVEKASDRACPFFMRYRDFDPKPPSSTAGERLSKTEAADKPGLWVETDNGTWEWAGGGQNSDVALVFYIFREALGRLDMVLSGFTGRATRYLAKTLATRSEAFWPPVYEEPHVQIGAYIVEYETDGSKAKSEDLLMTNVSSAAKITPLSAKAIARRIVSNG, from the coding sequence ATGCGTTACGCATTTCGCCTTGCAGAACTCCTAGGGCATAATCCCGACCGCCGTCGTCGTCCCGGTACGATTAAGGCGATTGTTGAGCACACCGGTCTGGATCGACATCAAGTCGCTTCGCTGCTGAAGAATGAAGCGAAGTACATCCCGATCGAAGCCCTCTCGAAGCTGTGCGACTATCTGATCGATCATGGCCACGCGACGCCGGCCGAGTTGCCGGGGGCGTTGTTCGCCGTCCGCGCCGAACATTTTTGGGAACTACTGGCCCGCCGCCGCCAGCTGGAGCTGTGCGTTGGAATCCGCCAAGGGGATGTCAACGACGCCCCCGAACAAGCTTGGGTTGTCGCCTCGGACTCGGTCCTGATGGGAGCGCTGCTCAACGGTGTCTCCACGCTCGGTGGGTCTGCACGACACCATTCGGCCGGATCGAGCGCCAATGGCAGCACCAAAGCGGAAGAGAACCCACCGCAACCCGAGCGTCTGTTGCAGACATTGGTCTGGAGCCCAGGGCACGTTTCGGCGGAAGAGACGAATCTGCGGGCGAATTCTGTTTACGAGTCGTTCTCGGGAGCCCCAGGCGACAAGGCGATGGTCTGCATCGGTAGCGTGAAGAGCAATCCGGTGGCGGAAGTGCTGTTTTCCGAGGCGTTTGGTTGCGATCCGTTTGTCTCGCAAGATGACGTCGAAAAAGCTTCCGATCGCGCCTGCCCCTTCTTTATGCGGTACCGGGATTTCGATCCCAAGCCACCATCCTCCACGGCGGGTGAACGGTTGTCCAAGACCGAAGCCGCCGACAAGCCCGGATTGTGGGTGGAAACCGACAACGGCACGTGGGAATGGGCCGGTGGAGGTCAAAACTCCGACGTTGCGTTGGTGTTCTACATCTTCCGCGAAGCGTTGGGCCGTTTGGACATGGTGCTCAGCGGATTCACCGGGCGTGCGACGCGGTACCTAGCCAAAACCTTGGCCACCCGCAGCGAAGCCTTCTGGCCTCCGGTTTACGAAGAGCCGCACGTTCAAATCGGTGCGTATATCGTCGAATATGAGACCGACGGATCGAAGGCGAAGAGCGAAGATTTGCTGATGACGAACGTTTCGTCGGCAGCCAAGATCACGCCACTGTCGGCCAAAGCGATCGCTCGCCGGATCGTTTCGAACGGCTAA
- a CDS encoding PSD1 and planctomycete cytochrome C domain-containing protein, with protein MTTARFPLLHFRFAAALLALGIGGKVSLMAAAPASVEFNRDVRPILAEYCYACHGFDEAAREGDLRLDTFAGATGAEGGAAAIAPGMPEDSTLMERILADDPDLVMPPSTSGKQLTAAQKQTLRQWIVQGARYDQHWAFALPHRSPFPKSTRSEHPVDQFVQARLDAAGLQPSPRADETTLIRRISLDLIGLPPTPAEVDAFIAAAEEDFDSAYRALVERLLASPHYGERWGRWWLDQARYADSNGYSIDAPRQIWKYRDWVVNALNRDMPFDTFTIEQLAGDLLPDATQSQRIATGFHRNTQINQEGGIDKEQFRVDSVFDRVATTGTVWLGLTIGCAQCHDHKFDPITQVEYYQMFAFLNNQDEPTLKIQDKLTTLVMKERSKPRKTHVLIKGDFTRPDAEVTAGTPSILHPLPTSDRPANRLDLAQWIMSPENPLTARVIVNRIWQHYFGRGLSEIDNDFGLQGSSPSHPDLLDWLAVEFIARDWSLKEMHRLIVSSDTYQQTSLRRAELDQSDPHNYLLGRQQRLRLDAEIVRDVSLVASGLLSTKLGGPPVYPPIPEGIMGQGQVKRSWNTSKGEDRYRRGIYTFKFRATPPPSLNVFDAPDGLSSCTRRIRSNTPLQALTLMNDPAFFEFAQALEQIIRDEGLESAFRRCTSRAPGAEELAILERLDPLGAARAMLNLDETITRE; from the coding sequence ATGACTACCGCGCGTTTTCCTCTTTTGCATTTTCGATTCGCTGCCGCCTTGCTTGCATTAGGGATCGGTGGAAAGGTGAGCCTGATGGCGGCCGCTCCCGCGTCGGTCGAATTCAATCGCGATGTCCGCCCCATCTTGGCCGAATATTGTTACGCGTGTCATGGATTTGACGAAGCGGCACGCGAAGGGGATCTACGGCTGGACACATTCGCTGGCGCTACGGGAGCGGAAGGAGGAGCGGCCGCAATCGCGCCGGGAATGCCCGAGGACAGCACATTGATGGAGCGGATCCTGGCGGACGATCCCGACCTCGTGATGCCTCCATCGACGTCGGGAAAACAGTTGACGGCCGCACAGAAACAAACGCTACGGCAATGGATCGTGCAAGGCGCACGCTACGATCAACACTGGGCATTCGCGCTGCCCCATCGCAGTCCTTTCCCGAAATCGACACGGTCGGAACACCCGGTCGATCAATTTGTTCAGGCGCGGTTGGACGCCGCGGGACTGCAACCGTCCCCCCGAGCCGATGAAACAACATTGATTCGACGGATCAGTTTGGATTTGATCGGCCTGCCTCCCACGCCTGCAGAAGTCGATGCGTTTATTGCTGCGGCCGAGGAAGATTTTGATTCGGCCTATCGAGCCCTCGTCGAACGCTTGTTAGCCAGTCCTCACTACGGCGAACGTTGGGGACGATGGTGGCTCGATCAAGCGCGGTACGCCGACAGCAACGGCTATTCGATCGACGCCCCACGGCAGATCTGGAAGTATCGCGACTGGGTCGTCAACGCACTGAACCGCGACATGCCGTTCGATACGTTCACGATCGAACAATTGGCGGGGGATCTGTTGCCCGACGCCACGCAAAGCCAACGGATTGCGACGGGCTTTCATCGCAATACGCAAATCAATCAGGAAGGTGGCATCGACAAGGAACAGTTTCGCGTCGATAGCGTCTTCGATCGCGTTGCCACGACGGGAACCGTTTGGTTGGGACTGACCATCGGTTGTGCCCAATGTCACGATCACAAATTCGATCCGATCACGCAGGTCGAATATTACCAGATGTTTGCGTTCCTGAACAATCAAGACGAACCGACACTGAAGATCCAAGACAAGCTGACGACGTTGGTCATGAAAGAGCGGTCCAAGCCACGCAAAACGCATGTGCTGATCAAAGGGGACTTCACACGTCCGGATGCCGAAGTGACCGCCGGCACGCCATCGATCCTGCATCCGTTGCCGACCAGCGACCGCCCCGCCAATCGGCTGGACTTGGCCCAATGGATCATGAGTCCGGAAAATCCGCTGACGGCCCGGGTGATCGTCAATCGGATCTGGCAGCACTATTTTGGCCGCGGCCTATCGGAGATCGACAACGATTTCGGTTTGCAAGGCAGTTCGCCATCGCATCCCGATCTATTGGATTGGCTGGCCGTCGAATTCATCGCCCGTGACTGGAGCCTGAAAGAGATGCATCGCTTGATCGTCAGCAGCGACACCTACCAACAGACCTCGCTGCGTCGCGCCGAGCTCGATCAAAGCGATCCGCACAATTATCTTCTGGGCCGTCAACAACGGCTGCGTTTGGATGCTGAAATCGTTCGCGATGTCTCCTTGGTGGCGAGCGGATTGTTGTCGACGAAGCTGGGAGGCCCGCCGGTCTACCCACCGATCCCCGAAGGGATCATGGGCCAGGGACAGGTCAAGCGTTCGTGGAACACCAGCAAAGGAGAAGACCGGTATCGGCGGGGAATCTATACGTTCAAGTTCCGCGCCACACCGCCTCCGTCGTTAAACGTGTTCGACGCGCCCGATGGGCTGAGCAGTTGCACGCGGCGTATCCGTAGCAACACGCCGCTGCAAGCGCTCACGCTGATGAACGATCCCGCCTTTTTTGAATTCGCCCAAGCATTGGAACAGATCATCCGCGACGAAGGGCTGGAATCCGCATTTCGCCGCTGCACGTCGCGAGCGCCCGGTGCCGAAGAGCTTGCCATTCTGGAACGCCTCGATCCGCTCGGCGCCGCTCGGGCGATGCTGAACCTGGACGAAACGATCACCCGCGAATAA